One Bacteroidales bacterium genomic window carries:
- a CDS encoding biopolymer transporter ExbD yields MARKPPGINTGSMADISFLLLTFFLLTSSISTEQGIPRRLPPPKKDTEKTIVDINKRNVLNVMVNFNDAVWVNGQEILLTQLKDKAVEFLENPTNSSSLPEKEITQIENMGEYPVSKGVISLTNDQSTTYNMYVQVQNELEKAVNELRDKVSLNY; encoded by the coding sequence ATGGCAAGAAAACCTCCCGGAATTAACACTGGTTCAATGGCAGATATTTCTTTCTTGCTGTTGACTTTCTTCTTGTTAACATCTTCTATCAGTACGGAACAAGGGATTCCTAGAAGATTACCACCCCCAAAAAAGGACACGGAAAAAACGATTGTGGATATTAATAAGCGTAATGTCCTCAACGTAATGGTAAATTTCAACGATGCTGTATGGGTGAATGGACAAGAAATATTGTTGACACAACTAAAAGATAAAGCTGTAGAATTTTTAGAAAATCCTACAAATTCAAGTTCATTGCCTGAGAAAGAAATTACTCAAATAGAAAATATGGGGGAATATCCCGTATCTAAAGGAGTAATCTCACTTACAAATGACCAGAGTACTACATATAATATGTATGTACAAGTACAAAATGAGTTAGAAAAGGCAGTTAATGAGCTTCGCGATAAAGTTTCTTTAAACTATT